Genomic segment of Acidobacteriota bacterium:
TATTGTAAGCTCAGTCAGGTTCTGGGATGGGGGAATCACATTAAAAAACTCCTCTGCATTTGAACCTCTTAAATGATAAACTCCCTGAAAAACTTTTTCCATTCCTCCTACTCTGAAAAGAACAAATGGAACAAGAATCGAATTCCCTATCAGAAAAATTAGAAATTCGTAAATGTCATTGTAAGCAGTTCCATACAGACCAGCCATTGTCGTGTAAATTAAAGTCACAACTCCTGCGATTAAAATCATCTGAAAAGGAGACCAGCCTAATACAGGAGAGAGAGCAATTGACATCCATCCAGAAACATAGCCCATTAAAACCACAATGTATCCAAAGCTCATAAAGAAAGCATAAACGCATCTGTAAATTTCAGAGATACTTCCCCTATATCTTATCTGTAAAAATTCTGCAGTAGTAACTGTTTTAAGTCTTCTCCAGAATTTTGACCAGAGCACAGCTGAAAGAGGCATCCATATAACATAGGGAATCCACCATACTCCATTTCCCAAAAGCCCTCCTTGGTAAACCCACATTGTAACAGCAGGTGCAAGTCCTGCATCTGTGTAGGTTGCAACTGCAGATATTCCAATTATCCACCATGGAAGGTTCCTTCCTGCTACAAAAAAATCTTCTATACTCCTTCCTGCCCTTTTTAAAAAAACTGCTCCAATAATCAAGGGGATGATTAAATAAGACCCAACAACAATCCAGTCTATGTTTCTCATTTCCTTTTAAACTTTGTATATATGTTTTTAAATTTATTTTCAAGGCATTATCTTTCGATATAATCACCTAATATTTTTCTAGTTAGAAAGGGTGACTCAGAATATTGATTTAGATTAAAATAAAACGAAATCCTATATATTCATTTTGATGCGAAGGGATCTGAGCGAAGAAGAAGGCATAATAATTGATCCTTCCTCAAAGTTTCCGTAAACCTCAGCTTTTCCATGTATGAACAGCATTCCAACAATAGCACATACTATGGCGTCGAATTCATGCTGAGTTAATTCTGAGTTTATTCTTGAAGAATCTAAATTTACAAAAATATTTTTCAGTTTTTTTATAGTTTTCTGCTTTCTTGGAATTTTCCATATATCAAGGGCTCCCCCTGGGTAAACCTCAATTACTTTTAAACCCAATGTTTCTAATCTTTCTTTTAATCTAATACCTCTCTCTGTTAACATTCTCATAGGGCCAAGAGTTATAGGAAAAAATTTAATCCTTCTTTTTGTCAATTCTATATCACACACTCGAAGATGATTCCCAGTTTTATCTTCTATTGATTTTCTTCCAGGTGGAAGACTTAAAGGAGCATCGATTGCGATAATTTCAGGGTTATTCCTAATACAATTTCCAATTATTTCTTTATCCGAAAAAAGCAAACAGGTTTTTAAAATACAAAAACCTTTCATAAT
This window contains:
- a CDS encoding DUF429 domain-containing protein, with the protein product MRGKRFYWKKVVIGIDLAGSQKQPTGLCIMKGFCILKTCLLFSDKEIIGNCIRNNPEIIAIDAPLSLPPGRKSIEDKTGNHLRVCDIELTKRRIKFFPITLGPMRMLTERGIRLKERLETLGLKVIEVYPGGALDIWKIPRKQKTIKKLKNIFVNLDSSRINSELTQHEFDAIVCAIVGMLFIHGKAEVYGNFEEGSIIMPSSSLRSLRIKMNI